In Perca fluviatilis chromosome 19, GENO_Pfluv_1.0, whole genome shotgun sequence, the genomic window ATCGTGGGAGTGAACATTTTTTTGTGCAGTTGCAGGCGAGTAGATCCAGGACAGCTTCAGGTGCTGGCTGGCCTTCCATCCAGTGCAGCACCAACTGTTCaccttcctcctctgtctccatcTTCCATCCTCTGCCAACAGGGCTTGGCACTTGTGGGTCCTTTTCTAAACATCTTCTCCAAATACCAGCCTGATAGTTAGCTCGCAGTGTGTGTTGCCTCAAGCTATCCCTGCACGGTGGGAGTTGATGACTCTCGATTTCACCTTTCTTTGCACAGAAAAGGTGGTACCTGAGCTTGTTGATCATGGTGGTTGATGCTTTTGGGGCATAGAGGACACATGTAAATACCTCCAGTTTGTTGCTCAGTTCTGGTGAGAGGTCCCATTCCTGGCCCAACTTCAAGAATGTgtcttgtgtttctttgttgttcATCAGGAGTGTAAGTGCCCTTGTCTTCCCTTTGCCTGCAAAAGCGCTTACAGTGTCACATCCCGTGTAGGCGTGCAACCCAATGAGAGCCCTACAAGTGTCCATGCCAACAGTGGCTGCAACCTTCCTGACAGCTACCAGCCTTGTACGGGTTCTTGTGCCACACTTCAGGAACAATGGGGCCTCAATCTTGTCACAGAATGCTAAAGACATGATAAAGACATCTGTGTCTTCTGAACAGATAACTGGTCAATGACAAATAAGGTATCCTCTCTTAAAATGTGTGGCATTGAAAAGTGAATTTTAAAATGCATCTGATTACATTATTGTTAATTTGGAAGAGTGTGTTTAAACAAGTCTTAATGGTTCACAACATTTACAGGGTTTTGATACATTTTAGACTGTATTTGCAATTTCACCACCCAAAAGATGTCAGGTGGCGAACCAAAAGTTTAAACAACGAAAACAcacttccttcttttttttctaagtgttttttttggtaAGTATACTTGAGAGTGTCTACTGTGCCtaacacattattattttgtagtTGAGCTTGGTATTAAAACAAACTATTGCATAATTTATTGTAGGGGTGGGAAATTTTGTTTTCCAACATCcaactttacatttaaaatgtgaataaataCTTTAGAAAtctaaaagtatatatttttatagaATAATTATGTACATCACATTTTCCAACCATATCTTCACTTGAATCTATTATTTATTGGTTTAAAGTAGTATTTTACCTGGTTGCACCACCTTCGATCTATGCGGTTAGCGCCGTGACAGATTCATAATGACAAGAAATATGAtgaataattgcattttatTAGAATACAGAATAAGAAAATCACAGGTGTCTCGGTTAACAGTCTATTAAAGTACAATTGGTAAAGATTAAAACTGGTTATCAGTCCATTTAAGTAAACCGTATTAAACTGATCAGGAACAAAATTGTTTGGGCAATATTACATGACAAAATGACACTTCATCTTCGTTAGAAACTGAATAGGCTACAATGAATAGAATTGATTAATTAAATTGTACTGTAGTTGAACGACAGTATGTTTTAGTTTGGTTAAAAAACACATCTGATTAGGTCcactaaaatatgtattttaaatatgtaaattTATCAAAAGtactcaatttaaaacattaatccCCCCAAATAGTAACAGGATTGCAACATATAACTTAAACATAGATAATCATAACAAAcaacaataaagcttttcttaaCAAGACATTCTGAAATGTTTAACAGCGATCGTTTTGTGACTGGCATGTAGAAATGCTCCGGGTATGAATGGCCAGGCGGGATCAGGCATTTATCTACGCTTACGTTGGTCTATGAGCTCGGGTGTTTTCTCtgtaatttcttatttttaggTGTGTCTTCTGAAGCTAGCCCAGTCTGCATGGGTAAGCTCTGTGTGCCGTGAATTAAGAGGCTCTGGTTCCGATATCACTTGGAGAACATCGGTTAGGTAGTAATATATCACATCTGCAGGATGGGGCCAAgtaaacacacattttattgCCCAACTGCTGCATGCAGCTGACCTCAATCTCCTCACCAACCACCTGAAGAACCTGCCCCACAAATGGCTGCTCCTCATATTTCACCAAAACGAACCTTCCAATGAGATCTGGATCCTGGACACTTGCCCCGGCACTGCTTGTTGGAAATCTGACCATGGTGGTGTTATGGCACTCACAGATGTGGGGCCGCGCTGCAGAAACAGGAGAGTTCTCGGTGCAGTATTTTTCCTGGTTCTGATGAGATCACCTGGTGTATTCCCAAAGTTCCCTTTACAAGGGCACGACGTCAGGAACAGCTTCATCAAATCTTCTGATGTcctcctcacacacacccagaaGAACTTTACTTCACTTTGATGCCTGTCTCTCCATTAAAAATCTGTAAAATCCTCAGGGGTTTGGATGTCTGCTCCCCGGTTGACAGAAGAGTCAGCAATCCTTTTAACAGCACCCCCAACCCCATCTGGTGCACCTTTCCCGTGAGACCTCTCAGAGAAGTTCCAAGTGACCTGATTGAATCCTGAAAGGAAGGGGATGGTGCTCAGCAGGTAAAAGTTCTTTTTGTTACGGTACTGAGTGACAGGTCCATCGCTCATCACATGGAGAGTAGTAGGACGTGGGTTCCGACTGCCCAACACATCTTTTATCACAGGCTCAAGGTGGGCCCACACAGCTCTCTCATCATGCCGGAGGCACCCAGAGATACTGGCATAGGAATGCAGCACACCAGCAGAGGTGTAGGCAACACAGGAGTGGACAGTAGCCTGCCTTCTGTTCCCACCACAAAGTGAAAAGCCTGCACTTCTCTGTTCAGTTTGCAGCCAAAGTTTTCTGCAAAATCAACATGTAGGACCATTTCATCCTCTCTCAGGCTTTCCTTTAATGCCCTGCACTCTTTGGCCTGGTGAAGCCAATTGAAGTGGTGGTTCGCATAGGCCACTGCTTAAGCTGCGATTAAAAAGTTCCAACAAATCAGTGAAATTGCCCTTCTGTGTCTCTTTGACCAAGTTCATAAAGGTCCTCTGCTCCTCCGTGACAGGTTTTCTTACCCACTGAGACCACATCACCATCTCTTCTGTCTGGGGTTTTGAAACTTCCACTTCATCATagcagcattttgcacacaCTCGGTACATGCAGGCCTTGTTGTCTGGATTGCACACAATTACGGACAACAGCTGAGAGACACTGGTTGTTTTCAGAAGACCTTTCTGCTgcagtttttcagacaacagttTGACATTCTCATGTTCCATGCAGGCACATGTGTTCCTGTCAGACGTTTTTGGCTGAGTCACATAGAAAGGACAATATCTGACAAACTGTCTGTAAGAGAGCCTGTGGGACCTTTCCATTTCAGAACTAAATGATAAATGGAGTTCAGCTAGGGGTTTAACGAGAACACgcctctgctgttttttttttcattgtcacTGTTGTCTCTTTTCCCGCAGCAAGCGACTGTTCTTAATCACGACAGAGGAACTCCACAactttctctttcctttctacAGCCAGTTTCTTTGCACCCCTGTTTTCTTCTGTAGTAGATTTAGCATTTCCCTGTCTCCTGGTTCTTTTCTGTCTTAATCTCTCTAGGCGTTTTGGAAATTTTTCGGTTTCTTTTCTGGCAGCCTCCATTCCCCTTTTCATCATGTTCATATCACGGCGCaactttgctctctctctttgccaTCTAAAGCTACTTGCTCTCAGTGGTGTGGAAGAGGCTCTTGGTTGCTGTTGATCTAAACTGTTCTCTGCATCAATGTCAGGGGTGGCTGCTGAAGCTGTGCTATGGGAAGTGGATCCACTGACTCAGGTGCTTCAATGGGAGTTGTATCCAGTGACTCTGGTGTGCAATTTAAGATTTCCTTCATAGCTCTTTCCCTTTCCCCGTGCCGTCTCTGATCTTCCTTCCATTGTTTCCTCACTTTATTCTGTTCTGCTCTGGACAGCTCGCGGATTGGGGGCTTCACTATTtttccctctccttcctcttttgATAActataaaaacatcataaacaCTAAGGTTAACTGGCATATTCTAATTTGAAAATCTGAAAAGCCTGACTGATTGCTGTACAAAATTATCAATTACACAAAAACTGTGGCTTATTAAGATGTATtacctttctttcctttttgcaAGATATCTTTCTGTTGCAGCTGGATCATTTTAATGCGTTCCTGTAGCGTGCAGCTTTTTCCTTACTTGATAGTGGCATCTAAAATCATTGAAagagatattttttaaatataatcataaaagatatttaatgtatatAGTAACTATTAATGTacaattaatgaatatttgtaaaatatacaataaaataattgaagttaacatgtttatttaatCCAGAAGTGGCATTCCTTCTGGTTGTGCCACCTGACTTACTGGTTGTGCCACCTGActtttgctactaatttcaaattatacaGGCACTTTCTTGGACACCTATACAACTTTTGTCTTTGCTAACAAGTTTATTCATTCAATTTTATAATACAATAAAgagttttaaattaaaataactttttcttAGTGTTACATTGGTTGTACCACCTGACATGTAAACTGTACAAATCTAACTATGAAGAGAAAGTTGCTATTTTTATGAATATATGAGAGGGATTTACAAACCTTTCACTCATCAGAAAAGGTCAGTTGGGGTCCTCTTGATGATGCAATATCCTGTCACTCTTTTACCTCttcacttcaaaataaaagttccATGTGTGGTGCGCCCTGACATTCAGATATCGgacaatttttttcttttctattaagatactttgtttgtttgttcctatttttttttttaattttattattattcacatGTGTTTTTGTTGGGGTGCCACGTTTGGGGTTTGCAAAATAATACTTTTTACACTAATTATATACAGATTTTATAGATAAtatcttgtatttttttaaatatttaaccaAATTAATGCACTTGGACACAAAAGTTGCATGTCACGTCATTGACCCAACTACAGATTGGTATCCCTCTCTTGGCGGCATGGGCGGCGGAGAAGTAGTCGTCCATCTGCTTCTTCTTGTTGACATTGAAGAGTTGACACCTCCTCACTGTCTTGATATGTGATTCTGTAACATTTGTCAATCACAGTTGCATATAGAATCTTCTTCTGTAGCTTTTCTCTGTATTCTGGCTTCCTCCATTCATTCACTATGAAGCTAATGAGACTAGTTTTGTTATTGACTTTGGTCAGGAAGCTCCTCCACTGCCTCACCATCTGTGTGCTTGTGATATCCTGCAACTCATGACCAGTCTCTTCACCCCGTAGAGATCTTTCACTATTCTTGATTGAGTTTTGCTTGTATGTGTCGAACACAACATCTATTCTTCTACTCTGACTGCCTTCCCTCAGAGCCATACCCAGGATTGTTGTGGCAACATCTCTGAAAGTAACTTCATCACCTTTCACTCGTTGGACTAAGTTCATCCCATCAACCACTGTGGCAGAGTTTTCTGGGTGTTTCTCCTGTAGTGCTACATTTTTCTGCAAGGCTGTGGCCAAAGtagctttgtttgtttttctcagtAATCCATCTGGTGTGGAGAGTGCCCAGGGCAATGGACCAAGAGGATGAGAAAGGATATCCTCCATGTTAAGACTACGTGCTTGTGCCATTACTATGATGCGTCCAAACAGAGACCTGTCTGCTTTCAAGATGACTGCCCTCCCACTTGATTTCACTTCTCTCTTCTTACACATATCACTGAATGTTTTCAGCTTGTTGGTTTTCATTGGGTCGTGGAATTTCTTTGCTGGTGTTTCTTTGTCTAGTCTCTCATCCTTGAAGTTTGCATAGCATTGCTCACCAATCTCATATGCCTTCATGAGGTCGGAGGCAATGTCTTTGGGCACCGTCTTTGCCGTAGAGATGCTAATGAGGTCCCGCTTCTCTGCAAAtaagaatatattttattgtcaCCGTACTATGTACAACAAAATTGAGTGCTCACAGTCTGTGTTTACAGTATTAAACATTTTATGGCAGCATTTAATGTGACTACTGCTGTTGGGTATAAACTGTGTTTTGTCCGTTTGTGCATGTTTTGATTGATATATACCGTCAAATGGGTTTATCCATCCTTTTATGAGGCTAACCACTGCTGAAACTGCTTCCTTGTCTTTCTGGATTCTTGGTGACTGTAGCTCTGAATGAGAAAGCTGTGATTTGTTGCCTTGTAGCATCTCCCTTAACTGTCCTAGGAATGCACTGTGGTGCTCAGCTGTTAGGTAGTAACGCCTGACCGCTCCAGCTTTCAGGCTAAACCGTGATGTGCCTCCAGgagtctgtgtgtctttattcactgtgacttcaatAGCCTGGTCTACAGGAATTCTCCCAAATGTGTTGTTATTTGACAGCTGCACTGAGAACTGTCCTGTCTTGAAGGCCTCATACACAGAAGGATACTTCTCTGGGAGGTTGGTCATCTGAGCAAAGTAAGGGGACAGGTACctgagagatgagagagaaattgattttaatattttatatcgATTCAATCTTTACAAATTGAATGGATGCAGAATATACAAACATACAGAAATGCATAAGAAATGTACCTGGCATAATTCATCTTATCGTAGGCAAAGCACCATGGGATCATGGTTCTTATAGCGTGGAGGTGCAACTCCCAGTCCCCCTCACGAGACGCACGCAGAAGGCCAAGTACTACATCCTCTACCATGTCAATGTATGACATCCAGAATGCAGAGAGCTCTCCATTGTTGTGACGGAGGTGTTCTAGAAAGTCTGTCCACAGGGTTATCAGCTCAGCAGAGAGTGGACTTTGCAGCAGATTGGTCATCTTTTCTTGGTTAAGGTCACTGGTCATATCTTTCACATCCTCCAAGAATGATTTGATCATCCCACTCCTCTCTGGAGCATTTTTCTCAACCCAGGGTGTGAACTCTTCCCATGCAAGTCTCATCAGTGCTTCTGAGATGTACTTGTGGACCCTGACTGCACGGTTATAGTGTTTACCGTCAAGGACTCCATTGATGGACCCCTCTGCGACAACTCCAGCCTCTATGCATATGTCCTTTAGACCAGCATCCCTAAACCGCTTTCCTATGATGGCTAAGGCATTACATATAGTATGGAATGTCCCCATCCTGAGAAGAATGTTGGAGAACCATTCTCTGTGCTTCCAGGTTATCTCAACGGCTTTTGCATAGAGCGCTTGATCCATGACTACAACTATTGTCTCTAGGTGCAGCTCCTTCCTGATTAGCTCTGATTGTTTAAGGATTTCAAACACTGTGTTCAACTCTGTGGCTGGTGAGTTGATGGTTGGCAGATATCCAACAATATCTTGTGAGATTGGTTCCTGGTCCCTGGTGCTGATATTAAAACCAGTCCAGCTGGGGATTGTCTGATTCTCTGGATCTGTTTGCCTTGCAAGTGCCCACATCATTGTCTTCTTTCTTGCAAGAAGAGCAGCCTCCTTGGTTTCCTGGATACAGTTGTCCCTGGTTGGAAGAGGTTGTGGGCCCACACGTGcacctgaatgaatgaatgaatgaatgaatgctttATGTGGAATGTACATCACAATTAAATTGGATACATAGAAAATAGATACATGATTTTAGCTTCATGCTAATTTTCAAACCTGCTCACCTGCTACATATACTTCCAGGCCTTGGTCTTCAATGGTGACTGATCTCTGCTTCAGTTTCTCAATGTGTGGAAGATCAGTTCTTGACAGATGTGGTCCATAGACATTGGCCTGTACTACTATGCCATTAACTCTGTGTGATGTACCCTTTCCATTGAGGGTTTCCTCAAGTCTATCAATATTATCCCATGCAAGATTGGTGAAGACATGAGGCTTGATGGAGGCTGGAAGTACAACTCTTTGGTTAGAGGCTGTTGCTAGTTTTTGGAGACACAGAGCAGTGTTGTTCTCTTCAAGCTGGGAGTAAGACACCCCATGCCCCAGCTTGTTCAGTGTTTGTATGAGCTCAGTATTACCCGTCAGTGTTTTTACAGCATACGTGAGTAGAATGTGCtttggtgttttatgttgaccaCTTGTGACAGCGTATATTATGTCTTGACTAAATGATTGAACCAAAGCAGTGATCTTCTGTGTTTGAGTTTTGGTGTCAGGATTTCCAGTGAGCAGTCCAACAAGAAGCCATTCTAGTTGATCTGGTAAGGTGATATAACCACTAtctttcacatcagatggatggaatggccAGGGGGTCACAGTCATCTCCTGTTTGATGATTGATCTGATATGTGATGATGTCTGATCTATGATCTTGTTGACATTGGTTGACTTGGCCCTCCAAACGTTGAGTTCCCTCAGCAGATTTTGATTTTCCAAGACAACATCCCTTCTAGAAACAGTTTCAGGAACCATCAGCAATTTGGCTTTGTCATCTGGAAATATATCAACAGAATTTCCCAGCTCATTTTCAAGCGTCCTTCGAATGTTCTTCTTTGTTGAATCCTGCAGGCTTGTAACTCCACCAGATAGCATGAATGATGTGAGCTTTGTGACCAAAGAAGTGACCTGTACAATTGTTTTGTTGGGTATGATATCAGTTCTGATATACACGAAAAGGTCTTTATAGGCTTCCCTTTCAATCCTTTTATACTCTTCATCACCATCTGTTCCTGCATCGTTATCTTGGTTCTTGGGCTCCTTTTTCTTGATTCTTGTGTACTCCTTATAGCATGAACGATGATAGTGGGCCTCTGCAGCAACTACATCTCTGGTTGTTACTGCTAGAatcttttcatctcttttttggGTGGCACATTCTCTTAGTGTTTGGTCAGCATTTAATGTTACAGCTTGTGTGAGTTTTTCCCTTGACTTGGAGCCCTTTACAAACTTCTCTTTATTACAAAAAATGCAGATTGGATGATATACTCTTGCTCCATCTGAAGATCTCCTACTTGGTCTTTTTGGTAAGCTATTCTCTCCAGCTTCATCTGTAATGTTTTCCGTGGCTTTccttttctgcttttctcttttcattgtGAAGAGGCTCCGGCATTTTCTGTGATAGTGAATTCTTGGGACTTCTTCTTCTCCAAGGTCTTTAGCAACATCTGTAATAGGGGCATAGTTTCTCACTTTGGCTGCGTTAAGCAATGTTTTCCAGGATTCATAGTCTTTAAGACCAAAGatttcatcatcttctttcaTGGTTTCATGGTGTATGATACACACTTCAGATtctttgtactgtatgtccatTCTGAATCCAGATCTAAATCTCCTTTACTCAGTTATATTGTGCAAGAGTATCCCACCATCACAGTaactaaaaagaaaatcacaaggGTGGTGATGTAAACATTACAGGTTAATGAACAattgtgttgaaaaaaagaaagaaaaggtttGTTACTTGACATTACttaaggggggggggtgtggccttgaccaactgccactttctttgtttgaaagccatgatgtctttctctcatgggtgggccaaattctctgggcgggaaaagcagagaaaggggaggtaaccttgctccttatgacctcataaggagaagattcctgattggtccatctgagctttcattttctcaaaggcagagcaggatacccagggctcggtttacacctatcgccatttctagccactgggggaccataggcaggctgggggaactcatattaatgttaaaaaacctcataaagtgacattttcatgccatgggacctttaaacccaACCCATCATAACATAAGCTTAACCTGATGTCACTTACATCCTCTTGGAAATGTTAGAAGATCTCCAActgatgtagctagctagcctgcaCTGTAGCAGTTACTGTTACACTGTTTAACCTACAAGCTAATTAGCCTGGACTGTAGCagttactgttactgttacaCTGTTTTAACCTGTAAGCTAGCTAGCCTGCACTGTAGCAGTTACTGTTACACTGTTTAACCTGTAAGCTAGCTAGCCTGCACTGTAGCagttactgttactgttacaATGTTTAACCTTCAAGCACAagagaaaaagtattgtgtactTACATTTAATACCCCTGAAACTCACTGGAAGTTGATTGAAGATGGCATAGTTGGTAGTGTTGTTATAACCAGTCAACTGAACCAACGATCTTTtcacaaaactgacaaaaccTTGTCAAACTGTCCATATCCATCAACATTCCGTGCATAAGCTACTTGTGGTAATTACAAAAACTTCTGTGCTGGCTGCCCAAGTCTAATTTAAGGCTCTCACAAATAAATAGTATgggtatattgtacattttctgaatcatcagAGTGCCTTGAGTATTGAAgttgttgagttttgtgtccctGGTGTTCCTTCATGCCCCAGGGATAAAAGAAAGCATACAGTTTAGGCGAAAATtgtgagaaaatgtgtgttatttctgGTTTAAAGAAGTCATGTGACCTCTGTGTTTGTCAGACAGATTCAGTACTGGGCTTAAATTAAAGCCTAAAAGGTCCCCTTTCCAACGATACCAAGCACCATATTATAGAATATTGACAATATCCGTACCATGAGCCTAAACCAGATATACACCAGATTTCAAAAACGGAATTTATCTTAGAGGGTTAGTAACTTCATGAGCTGAAAAAATTGATTTCGCTACCACCCCTTCACTGCTATCGTGATTTTTCTAGTACTAGGGGTGTATACCTTGCCAAAAAACAATGATAGCATTTGTCCCCCCGATGATACCGATCAACCCCCCTGGCTCATGGACTaaaggacttcacccttttctgcaccatcagcgtataatcaaagtgataaaagagaacaaattattgttttctctattgacatgaataggtgcctgtaatgtctgcccatatattcaatcaattcaataaatgttgataagtatcactgctatttcttaaatcattgtagtttttcagagcaataagatacagattattaaaaccatgttcacatttgcaacaaattaaaaccctgatcaaggcaaattgtttttctgttccataacatttataaaaaaaacagtacaattaaatttaccagagctgacacttggtaaatagctttaatttaccttgtcaaaacaatgagtaattcataacaagtTGCATAATATTTGACACGAAACCttaaagtgtatggttcatactacggtgaagcagtacaatgtgcctataggatttactgtagcaggaacattgatattggcaaacagatgacccaggttcaggtgagtttgtgagcagggttatgaataaagataagataaggctagtgttcacaagagggatgattcaggtatggcaacacaaattaagaataattcaattaaataggaggtatgtacaactagtagaagataaattaactatacaagagcaattaaggtaaagttatgaggtggcaagctaaagtatagtcaatagcatggagtcaagtcaacagtgtacaccagaataatatatactgtgattaagtaatgatacttactgttgtctgtactaatataacacaaaaaaataatacagtgtttgatgcagtatggagaacaacccatatgaacccaagatactttaagtgcagctgttgatgatgttcactacaaacaaaacttgcagatggttgtagtctgtagccagtcatacagtaggtagatctggagcagatggttgtagtctgtaaccagtcatacagtaggtagatctggagcagatggttgtagtctgtaaccagtcatacagtaggtagatctggagcagatggttgtagtctgtagccagccgtacagcaggtagatctggagcagatggttgtagtctgtagccatcctacacagtaggtagatctggagtagcagggtgaattctagctatcatgggttggtgatatgacacacacagatcaacaggggtcaaacccctcagccccacctggatgaaaaaaaagtaaaacaaaatacttgttttttcagttcagtttgctttgtattaattaaacaaataactgctatttaaggagcaaataagaaaccatatcatttctagatcagttattattatagtgataaaattgaacttaacattacattttatacagattgctatgaatctattttcaaactaatgttatatgaaggaatgaagactaaattctgatgaacaacacacaacagtgatgcaaaaactgacacaaacaatccagtttcttgtgttctttcagttatatttcagtttaggttttactactggctctaacatgaaattagccaaatcctaggaacatggttaaccaaacgaggaaaaaatacaaagtagggtcatcacatatacacacactgtccgtcatatgtcgttcaatctagctagctatacaataaagaacatatatttgtttctggacatcaagctaggctatatgctagcgccatatgctagctagctagctaggtgcttaagttatgttactcaccctcgtagttgtggacataacttcatacgtcccacttcaaagctttttctccgtttcctgacgggttgcaggtgaaagtgcgacCATTCTgggcacattgttgacatatacttataataaagctataaacggcggggatatataaacttggttacagtcaggttacagagcagccgccctcaacagacgttctaaagtaaagtgaacgcaccctcaacggggttgggatcatttcattggtcaacactacagctggcattctattggttgttgacttttgatagggttataacacaaaaaaaatccaagcgcgcaggagaaatccaagagcagaaactttgcaagtgagcagaatcagcctgagtgcgaggagaaggttcaaagctgagagcaggaaatctgtccaaacaacaacatatctgagtccaagcagaaagtttgagtgcaagcagagcaaatccaagcgcgagcacaaactttgagcacaagcagagcaaatccaagcgcgagcacaaactttgagcacaagcagagcaaatccaagcgcgagcagtgactatttgagtgtgagagcaaggttttgagggaaattattacaaaatctgaacgtaatatcagtgagaaatgctctcaaattgaaagaatgcgctcttgattaaagataggaatataactccatacaaaaacagttgtacactttgcattaaaagcaagcagtggaagttaatatgacttaggaaacttatattttagcccatgagagagagggaggaacagagtgaaagcgatatttacgcatcatattctagcgttgtggaaaattgatcttcattgtaaatttcctatcgacagtactcatatacatatagcgatcaaggttaacgtaaaaattgcccggagttctcctttaaataCGATCAATGTTATTGAGTCTAGTGCTTCCACACAAGTGTATTAGGTTTGATTAGGTGAAGCAGAACTTACCTTTTGCTGCAGCGTTAGTCAAAGTTAGTTTCAGTctaaactgtttgttttttttaaaaacaacaatccTGATTataagaaataaatgttatcaaatgttgctatggTACACTAATAAACAAGTgcacttcatatcaaaaagtgtaccatagcaacatttgataacatttatttcttataatcaggaccttgtaattattattattgtatatggGTGGATGACGTGACAT contains:
- the LOC120547819 gene encoding uncharacterized protein LOC120547819, producing MDIQYKESEVCIIHHETMKEDDEIFGLKDYESWKTLLNAAKVRNYAPITDVAKDLGEEEVPRIHYHRKCRSLFTMKREKQKRKATENITDEAGENSLPKRPSRRSSDGARVYHPICIFCNKEKFVKGSKSREKLTQAVTLNADQTLRECATQKRDEKILAVTTRDVVAAEAHYHRSCYKEYTRIKKKEPKNQDNDAGTDGDEEYKRIEREAYKDLFVYIRTDIIPNKTIVQVTSLVTKLTSFMLSGGVTSLQDSTKKNIRRTLENELGNSVDIFPDDKAKLLMVPETVSRRDVVLENQNLLRELNVWRAKSTNVNKIIDQTSSHIRSIIKQEMTVTPWPFHPSDVKDSGYITLPDQLEWLLVGLLTGNPDTKTQTQKITALVQSFSQDIIYAVTSGQHKTPKHILLTYAVKTLTGNTELIQTLNKLGHGVSYSQLEENNTALCLQKLATASNQRVVLPASIKPHVFTNLAWDNIDRLEETLNGKGTSHRVNGIVVQANVYGPHLSRTDLPHIEKLKQRSVTIEDQGLEVYVAGARVGPQPLPTRDNCIQETKEAALLARKKTMMWALARQTDPENQTIPSWTGFNISTRDQEPISQDIVGYLPTINSPATELNTVFEILKQSELIRKELHLETIVVVMDQALYAKAVEITWKHREWFSNILLRMGTFHTICNALAIIGKRFRDAGLKDICIEAGVVAEGSINGVLDGKHYNRAVRVHKYISEALMRLAWEEFTPWVEKNAPERSGMIKSFLEDVKDMTSDLNQEKMTNLLQSPLSAELITLWTDFLEHLRHNNGELSAFWMSYIDMVEDVVLGLLRASREGDWELHLHAIRTMIPWCFAYDKMNYARYLSPYFAQMTNLPEKYPSVYEAFKTGQFSVQLSNNNTFGRIPVDQAIEVTVNKDTQTPGGTSRFSLKAGAVRRYYLTAEHHSAFLGQLREMLQGNKSQLSHSELQSPRIQKDKEAVSAVVSLIKGWINPFDEKRDLISISTAKTVPKDIASDLMKAYEIGEQCYANFKDERLDKETPAKKFHDPMKTNKLKTFSDMCKKREVKSSGRAVILKADRSLFGRIIVMAQARSLNMEDILSHPLGPLPWALSTPDGLLRKTNKATLATALQKNVALQEKHPENSATVVDGMNLVQRVKGDEVTFRDVATTILGMALREGSQSRRIDVVFDTYKQNSIKNSERSLRGEETGHELQDITSTQMVRQWRSFLTKVNNKTSLISFIVNEWRKPEYREKLQKKILYATVIDKCYRITYQDSEEVSTLQCQQEEADGRLLLRRPCRQERDTNLISGCLRHDERAVWAHLEPVIKDVLGSRNPRPTTLHVMSDGPVTQYRNKKNFYLLSTIPFLSGFNQVTWNFSERSHGKGAPDGVGGAVKRIADSSVNRGADIQTPEDFTDF